A window of Phocoena phocoena chromosome 6, mPhoPho1.1, whole genome shotgun sequence contains these coding sequences:
- the HNRNPK gene encoding heterogeneous nuclear ribonucleoprotein K isoform X2 — METEQPEETFPNTETNGEFGKRPAEDMEEEQAFKRSRNTDEMVELRILLQSKNAGAVIGKGGKNIKALRTDYNASVSVPDSSGPERILSISADIETIGEILKKIIPTLEEGLQLPSPTATSQLPLESDAVECLNYQHYKGSDFDCELRLLIHQSLAGGIIGVKGAKIKELRENTQTTIKLFQECCPQSTDRVVLIGGKPDRVVECIKIILDLISESPIKGRAQPYDPNFYDETYDYGGFTMMFDDRRGRPVGFPMRGRGGFDRMPPGRGGRPMPPSRRDYDDMSPRRGPPPPPPGRGGRGGSRARNLPLPPPPPPRGGDLMAYDRRGRPGDRYDGMVGFSADETWDSAIDTWSPSEWQMAYEPQGGSGYDYSYAGGRGSYGDLGGPIITTQVTIPKDLAGSIIGKGGQRIKQIRHESGASIKIDEPLEGSEDRIITITGTQDQIQNAQYLLQNSVKQYSGKFF, encoded by the exons GTAAACGCCCTGCTGAAGATATGGAAGAGGAACAAGCTTTTAAAAGATCTAGAAACACTGATGAGATGGTTGAATTACGCATTCTGCTTCAGAGCAAG aatGCTGGGGCAGTGATtggaaaaggaggcaagaatattaaGGCTCTCCGTACAGAC TACAATGCCAGTGTTTCAGTCCCAGACAGCAGTGGCCCCGAGCG CATATTGAGTATCAGTGCTGATATTGAAACAATTGGAGAAATTCTGAAGAAAATCATCCCTACCTTGGAAGAG GGCCTGCAGTTGCCATCACCCACTGCAACCAGCCAGCTCCCGCTCGAATCTGATGCTGTGGAATGCTTAAAT TACCAACACTATAAAGGAAGCGACTTTGACTGCGAGTTGAGACTGTTGATTCATCAGAGTCTGGCAGGAGGAATTATTGGGGTCAAAGGTGCTAAAATCAAAGAACTTCGAGAG AACACTCAGACAACAATCAAGCTTTTCCAGGAATGTTGTCCTCAATCCACTGACAGAGTCGTTCTTATTGGAGGAAAACCTGATAGGGTTGTAGAGTGCATAAAGATCATCCTTGATCTTATATCAGAG TCTCCCATTAAAGGACGTGCTCAGCCTTATGATCCCAATTTTTACGATGAAACCTATGATTATGGTGGTTTTACAATGATGTTTGATGACCGCCGTGGACGTCCTGTGGGATTTCCCATGCGGGGAAGAGGTGGTTTTGACAGAATGCCTCCTGGTCGGGGTGGGCGTCCCATGCCTCCATCCAGAAGAGATTATGATGATATGAGCCCTCGTCGAggacctcctccacctcctcctggacGAGGTGGCCGGGGTGGTAGCAGAGCTCGgaatcttcctcttcctccaccaccaccacctagaGGGGG AGATCTAATGGCCTATGACAGAAGAGGAAGACCTGGAGACCGTTATGATGGCATG GTTGGTTTCAGTGCTGATGAAACCTGGGACTCTGCAATAGATACATGGAGCCCATCAGAGTGGCAGATGGCTTATGAACCACAG gGTGGCTCTGGATATG ATTATTCCTATGCAGGGGGTCGTGGCTCATATGGTGATCTTGGTGGACCTATTATTACTACACAAGTAACTATTCCCAAAGAT ctGGCTGGATCTATTATTGGCAAAGGTGGTCAGCGGATTAAACAAATCCGTCATGAGTCAGGAGCGTCGATCAAAATTGATGAGCCTTTAGAAGGGTCCGAAGACCGGATCATTACCATTACAGGAACACAGGACCAGATACAAAATGCACAGTACTTGCTGCAGAACAG tgtGAAGCAGTATTCTGGAAAGTTTTTCTAA
- the HNRNPK gene encoding heterogeneous nuclear ribonucleoprotein K isoform X1 translates to METEQPEETFPNTETNGEFGKRPAEDMEEEQAFKRSRNTDEMVELRILLQSKNAGAVIGKGGKNIKALRTDYNASVSVPDSSGPERILSISADIETIGEILKKIIPTLEEGLQLPSPTATSQLPLESDAVECLNYQHYKGSDFDCELRLLIHQSLAGGIIGVKGAKIKELRENTQTTIKLFQECCPQSTDRVVLIGGKPDRVVECIKIILDLISESPIKGRAQPYDPNFYDETYDYGGFTMMFDDRRGRPVGFPMRGRGGFDRMPPGRGGRPMPPSRRDYDDMSPRRGPPPPPPGRGGRGGSRARNLPLPPPPPPRGGDLMAYDRRGRPGDRYDGMVGFSADETWDSAIDTWSPSEWQMAYEPQGGSGYDYSYAGGRGSYGDLGGPIITTQVTIPKDLAGSIIGKGGQRIKQIRHESGASIKIDEPLEGSEDRIITITGTQDQIQNAQYLLQNSVKQYADVEGF, encoded by the exons GTAAACGCCCTGCTGAAGATATGGAAGAGGAACAAGCTTTTAAAAGATCTAGAAACACTGATGAGATGGTTGAATTACGCATTCTGCTTCAGAGCAAG aatGCTGGGGCAGTGATtggaaaaggaggcaagaatattaaGGCTCTCCGTACAGAC TACAATGCCAGTGTTTCAGTCCCAGACAGCAGTGGCCCCGAGCG CATATTGAGTATCAGTGCTGATATTGAAACAATTGGAGAAATTCTGAAGAAAATCATCCCTACCTTGGAAGAG GGCCTGCAGTTGCCATCACCCACTGCAACCAGCCAGCTCCCGCTCGAATCTGATGCTGTGGAATGCTTAAAT TACCAACACTATAAAGGAAGCGACTTTGACTGCGAGTTGAGACTGTTGATTCATCAGAGTCTGGCAGGAGGAATTATTGGGGTCAAAGGTGCTAAAATCAAAGAACTTCGAGAG AACACTCAGACAACAATCAAGCTTTTCCAGGAATGTTGTCCTCAATCCACTGACAGAGTCGTTCTTATTGGAGGAAAACCTGATAGGGTTGTAGAGTGCATAAAGATCATCCTTGATCTTATATCAGAG TCTCCCATTAAAGGACGTGCTCAGCCTTATGATCCCAATTTTTACGATGAAACCTATGATTATGGTGGTTTTACAATGATGTTTGATGACCGCCGTGGACGTCCTGTGGGATTTCCCATGCGGGGAAGAGGTGGTTTTGACAGAATGCCTCCTGGTCGGGGTGGGCGTCCCATGCCTCCATCCAGAAGAGATTATGATGATATGAGCCCTCGTCGAggacctcctccacctcctcctggacGAGGTGGCCGGGGTGGTAGCAGAGCTCGgaatcttcctcttcctccaccaccaccacctagaGGGGG AGATCTAATGGCCTATGACAGAAGAGGAAGACCTGGAGACCGTTATGATGGCATG GTTGGTTTCAGTGCTGATGAAACCTGGGACTCTGCAATAGATACATGGAGCCCATCAGAGTGGCAGATGGCTTATGAACCACAG gGTGGCTCTGGATATG ATTATTCCTATGCAGGGGGTCGTGGCTCATATGGTGATCTTGGTGGACCTATTATTACTACACAAGTAACTATTCCCAAAGAT ctGGCTGGATCTATTATTGGCAAAGGTGGTCAGCGGATTAAACAAATCCGTCATGAGTCAGGAGCGTCGATCAAAATTGATGAGCCTTTAGAAGGGTCCGAAGACCGGATCATTACCATTACAGGAACACAGGACCAGATACAAAATGCACAGTACTTGCTGCAGAACAG tgtGAAGCAGTATGCAGATGTTGAAGGATTCTAA
- the HNRNPK gene encoding heterogeneous nuclear ribonucleoprotein K isoform X3, with amino-acid sequence METEQPEETFPNTETNGEFGKRPAEDMEEEQAFKRSRNTDEMVELRILLQSKNAGAVIGKGGKNIKALRTDYNASVSVPDSSGPERILSISADIETIGEILKKIIPTLEEYQHYKGSDFDCELRLLIHQSLAGGIIGVKGAKIKELRENTQTTIKLFQECCPQSTDRVVLIGGKPDRVVECIKIILDLISESPIKGRAQPYDPNFYDETYDYGGFTMMFDDRRGRPVGFPMRGRGGFDRMPPGRGGRPMPPSRRDYDDMSPRRGPPPPPPGRGGRGGSRARNLPLPPPPPPRGGDLMAYDRRGRPGDRYDGMVGFSADETWDSAIDTWSPSEWQMAYEPQGGSGYDYSYAGGRGSYGDLGGPIITTQVTIPKDLAGSIIGKGGQRIKQIRHESGASIKIDEPLEGSEDRIITITGTQDQIQNAQYLLQNSVKQYADVEGF; translated from the exons GTAAACGCCCTGCTGAAGATATGGAAGAGGAACAAGCTTTTAAAAGATCTAGAAACACTGATGAGATGGTTGAATTACGCATTCTGCTTCAGAGCAAG aatGCTGGGGCAGTGATtggaaaaggaggcaagaatattaaGGCTCTCCGTACAGAC TACAATGCCAGTGTTTCAGTCCCAGACAGCAGTGGCCCCGAGCG CATATTGAGTATCAGTGCTGATATTGAAACAATTGGAGAAATTCTGAAGAAAATCATCCCTACCTTGGAAGAG TACCAACACTATAAAGGAAGCGACTTTGACTGCGAGTTGAGACTGTTGATTCATCAGAGTCTGGCAGGAGGAATTATTGGGGTCAAAGGTGCTAAAATCAAAGAACTTCGAGAG AACACTCAGACAACAATCAAGCTTTTCCAGGAATGTTGTCCTCAATCCACTGACAGAGTCGTTCTTATTGGAGGAAAACCTGATAGGGTTGTAGAGTGCATAAAGATCATCCTTGATCTTATATCAGAG TCTCCCATTAAAGGACGTGCTCAGCCTTATGATCCCAATTTTTACGATGAAACCTATGATTATGGTGGTTTTACAATGATGTTTGATGACCGCCGTGGACGTCCTGTGGGATTTCCCATGCGGGGAAGAGGTGGTTTTGACAGAATGCCTCCTGGTCGGGGTGGGCGTCCCATGCCTCCATCCAGAAGAGATTATGATGATATGAGCCCTCGTCGAggacctcctccacctcctcctggacGAGGTGGCCGGGGTGGTAGCAGAGCTCGgaatcttcctcttcctccaccaccaccacctagaGGGGG AGATCTAATGGCCTATGACAGAAGAGGAAGACCTGGAGACCGTTATGATGGCATG GTTGGTTTCAGTGCTGATGAAACCTGGGACTCTGCAATAGATACATGGAGCCCATCAGAGTGGCAGATGGCTTATGAACCACAG gGTGGCTCTGGATATG ATTATTCCTATGCAGGGGGTCGTGGCTCATATGGTGATCTTGGTGGACCTATTATTACTACACAAGTAACTATTCCCAAAGAT ctGGCTGGATCTATTATTGGCAAAGGTGGTCAGCGGATTAAACAAATCCGTCATGAGTCAGGAGCGTCGATCAAAATTGATGAGCCTTTAGAAGGGTCCGAAGACCGGATCATTACCATTACAGGAACACAGGACCAGATACAAAATGCACAGTACTTGCTGCAGAACAG tgtGAAGCAGTATGCAGATGTTGAAGGATTCTAA
- the HNRNPK gene encoding heterogeneous nuclear ribonucleoprotein K isoform X4, whose product METEQPEETFPNTETNGEFGKRPAEDMEEEQAFKRSRNTDEMVELRILLQSKNAGAVIGKGGKNIKALRTDYNASVSVPDSSGPERILSISADIETIGEILKKIIPTLEEYQHYKGSDFDCELRLLIHQSLAGGIIGVKGAKIKELRENTQTTIKLFQECCPQSTDRVVLIGGKPDRVVECIKIILDLISESPIKGRAQPYDPNFYDETYDYGGFTMMFDDRRGRPVGFPMRGRGGFDRMPPGRGGRPMPPSRRDYDDMSPRRGPPPPPPGRGGRGGSRARNLPLPPPPPPRGGDLMAYDRRGRPGDRYDGMVGFSADETWDSAIDTWSPSEWQMAYEPQGGSGYDYSYAGGRGSYGDLGGPIITTQVTIPKDLAGSIIGKGGQRIKQIRHESGASIKIDEPLEGSEDRIITITGTQDQIQNAQYLLQNSVKQYSGKFF is encoded by the exons GTAAACGCCCTGCTGAAGATATGGAAGAGGAACAAGCTTTTAAAAGATCTAGAAACACTGATGAGATGGTTGAATTACGCATTCTGCTTCAGAGCAAG aatGCTGGGGCAGTGATtggaaaaggaggcaagaatattaaGGCTCTCCGTACAGAC TACAATGCCAGTGTTTCAGTCCCAGACAGCAGTGGCCCCGAGCG CATATTGAGTATCAGTGCTGATATTGAAACAATTGGAGAAATTCTGAAGAAAATCATCCCTACCTTGGAAGAG TACCAACACTATAAAGGAAGCGACTTTGACTGCGAGTTGAGACTGTTGATTCATCAGAGTCTGGCAGGAGGAATTATTGGGGTCAAAGGTGCTAAAATCAAAGAACTTCGAGAG AACACTCAGACAACAATCAAGCTTTTCCAGGAATGTTGTCCTCAATCCACTGACAGAGTCGTTCTTATTGGAGGAAAACCTGATAGGGTTGTAGAGTGCATAAAGATCATCCTTGATCTTATATCAGAG TCTCCCATTAAAGGACGTGCTCAGCCTTATGATCCCAATTTTTACGATGAAACCTATGATTATGGTGGTTTTACAATGATGTTTGATGACCGCCGTGGACGTCCTGTGGGATTTCCCATGCGGGGAAGAGGTGGTTTTGACAGAATGCCTCCTGGTCGGGGTGGGCGTCCCATGCCTCCATCCAGAAGAGATTATGATGATATGAGCCCTCGTCGAggacctcctccacctcctcctggacGAGGTGGCCGGGGTGGTAGCAGAGCTCGgaatcttcctcttcctccaccaccaccacctagaGGGGG AGATCTAATGGCCTATGACAGAAGAGGAAGACCTGGAGACCGTTATGATGGCATG GTTGGTTTCAGTGCTGATGAAACCTGGGACTCTGCAATAGATACATGGAGCCCATCAGAGTGGCAGATGGCTTATGAACCACAG gGTGGCTCTGGATATG ATTATTCCTATGCAGGGGGTCGTGGCTCATATGGTGATCTTGGTGGACCTATTATTACTACACAAGTAACTATTCCCAAAGAT ctGGCTGGATCTATTATTGGCAAAGGTGGTCAGCGGATTAAACAAATCCGTCATGAGTCAGGAGCGTCGATCAAAATTGATGAGCCTTTAGAAGGGTCCGAAGACCGGATCATTACCATTACAGGAACACAGGACCAGATACAAAATGCACAGTACTTGCTGCAGAACAG tgtGAAGCAGTATTCTGGAAAGTTTTTCTAA